Proteins co-encoded in one Conger conger chromosome 4, fConCon1.1, whole genome shotgun sequence genomic window:
- the LOC133127040 gene encoding retinal Mueller cells isomerohydrolase codes for MVSRVEHPAGGYKKIFATCEELAEPIPAQITGRIPSWLRGSLLRLGPGLFEVGDEPFYHLFDGQALMHKFDLKNGQVTYYRKFVKTDAYVRAMTEKRVVITEFGTAAYPDPCKNIFSRFFTYFQGIEVTDNCLVNVYPIGEDYYAVTETNYITKVDPENLETLKKVDLCNYLTINGVTAHPHIENDGTVYNIGNCFGKNFTLAYNIVKTPPTQPDKSDPIEKSKVLVQIPSSERFKPSYVHSFGITENYFIFVETPVKINLLKFLSAWSIRGSNYMDCFESNETMGTWFHLATRNPAQYENHKFRAAAINLFHHINCYEDQGFIVVDLCAWKGFEFVYNYLYLANLRENWDEVKKAAMMAPQPEVRRYVLPMDVHREEQGKNLIALPYTTATAVMRSDGTIWLEPEVLFSGPRQAFEFPQINYSKFSGKNYTYAYGLGLNHFIPDRICKLNVKTKETWVWQEPDSYPSEPLFVQTPGAEGEDDGVLLTVVVNPGAGQRPAYLLILNAKDLTEIARAEVEAIIPVTFHGMYKP; via the exons ATGGTCAGCCG AGTTGAACACCCTGCCGGTGGTTACAAGAAAATCTTTGCGACGTGCGAGGAACTGGCAGAGCCTATTCCAGCTCAGATCACTG GCAGAATTCCTTCATGGCTGAGGGGAAGCCTTCTCCGTCTGGGACCAGGGCTGTTTGAGGTGGGGGATGAGCCCTTCTACCACCTCTTTGATGGCCAGGCACTCATGCACAAATTTGACTTGAAAAATGGGCAGGTCACCTACTACCGAAA ATTTGTGAAGACGGATGCCTATGTTCGTGCCATGACGGAGAAGAGAGTTGTGATCACTGAGTTTGGCACTGCGGCCTACCCAGATCcttgcaaaaacattttctctag GTTTTTCACCTATTTCCAGGGTATTGAAGTGACAGACAACTGCCTTGTCAATGTGTACCCAATTGGAGAGGATTACTATGCCGTCACAGAAACCAACTACATCACAAAAGTTGACCCAGAGAACCTGGAGACTTTGAAAAAG GTGGACCTGTGCAACTACCTCACCATCAATGGTGTGACAGCTCACCCCCACATTGAAAATGATGGCACAGTGTACAACATTGGAAACTGTTTTGGAAAGAACTTTACACTGGCCTATAACATTGTCAAAACTCCACCCACACAACCAG ACAAATCAGACCCCATTGAGAAGTCTAAAGTGCTGGTGCAGATCCCCAGCAGTGAGAGATTCAAGCCCTCCTATGTCCACAG CTTTGGCATCACAGAGAACTACTTCATCTTTGTTGAGACTCCTGTAAAGATCAACTTGCTGAAATTCTTGAGTGCATGGAGCATCCGTGGAAGCAACTACATGGACTGCTTTGAGTCCAATGAAACCATGGGT aCATGGTTTCATTTGGCCACAAGGAACCCTGCACAATATGAAAACCACAAATTCAGGGCTGCGGCCATCAATCTCTTCCATCACATCAACTGCTACGAGGATCAAGGCTTCATTGTTGTCGACTTGTGTGCCTGGAAAGG TTTTGAGTTTGTGTACAACTACCTGTACCTGGCCAACTTGCGTGAGAACTGGGACGAGGTGAAGAAAGCAGCCATGATGGCCCCTCAGCCCGAGGTGCGCCGGTATGTCCTTCCCATGGATGTGCACAGG GAGGAGCAGGGAAAAAACCTGATCGCCCTGCCCTACACCACAGCCACTGCTGTCATGCGCAGTGATGGTACCATCTGGCTGGAACCGGAGGTTCTCTTCTCTGGGCCTCGCCAGG CTTTTGAGTTCCCGCAGATCAACTACTCCAAATTCTCTGGAAAGAACTATACTTATGCCTATGGACTTGGCCTCAACCACTTCATCCCCGACAGG ATTTGCAAGCTCAATGTGAAAACCAAGGAAACCTGGGTGTGGCAGGAACCGGACTCCTACCCCTCTGAGCCGCTGTTCGTTCAGACTCCTGGTGCTGAAGGTGAAGATGACG GGGTCCTGCTGACCGTCGTGGTCAACCCCGGGGCTGGCCAGAGGCCGGCCTACCTCCTGATTCTGAATGCCAAGGACCTGACAGAGATTGCCCGAGCAGAGGTGGAGGCTATCATCCCTGTGACCTTCCACGGGATGTACAAGCCTTAA